A portion of the Candidatus Roseilinea sp. genome contains these proteins:
- a CDS encoding undecaprenyl-phosphate glucose phosphotransferase, producing the protein MHTTTLFAAKSRSSFLQRHYQTLITLSLLAVDVLGIAASFFIAYRLRLLIPLPEPARSVPGFAQFLPLLALQVVAIISTFFFGKMYHRRRTRYNTDDLAAIFSAVSVGTLISIALVSLTFRGESAIADFPRVMVIYAWLLTIVAVVLGRGIQARIQRALQMRGIGRTRVVVVGAGEPAATVLQRIQQNPRLGYDLIGMVPYDSQKRWDDVRLLGSLDDLSRLVAREAVDEVIIALPEASSEDLLNVIAKCDRSTISIKVLPDQFQIMAGQLSIGELSGLPLLNLRDVALRGWKVSLKRAVDLIGSAVGLVLLSPFMLLIAVLIKLDSPGPAFYTQERMGLDGKRFHLIKFRSMRVDAEQSGPGWTRRDDPRKTRLGAFLRRTNLDELPQLINVLLGDMSLVGPRPERPIYVEEFRKRIPRYMERHREKAGMTGWAQVNGLRGDTSIEERTKYDLWYVENWSVWLDIKIILMTIWQTITGEHENAY; encoded by the coding sequence ATGCACACGACCACGCTTTTTGCGGCCAAGTCGCGCTCCAGCTTTCTCCAGCGACACTATCAGACCCTCATCACGTTGTCGTTGCTGGCCGTGGACGTGCTTGGCATCGCGGCCAGCTTCTTCATAGCCTATCGCCTTCGATTGCTGATCCCCCTGCCCGAGCCGGCGCGCAGCGTGCCCGGCTTCGCTCAGTTCCTTCCTCTGCTGGCGCTGCAGGTCGTCGCGATTATCAGCACCTTCTTCTTCGGGAAGATGTACCATCGGCGCCGCACGCGCTATAACACCGATGACCTGGCCGCCATCTTCTCGGCGGTTTCCGTCGGCACGTTGATTAGCATCGCGCTCGTTTCGCTCACATTCAGGGGCGAATCGGCCATCGCCGACTTCCCGCGCGTCATGGTGATCTACGCCTGGTTGCTGACCATCGTCGCAGTTGTTCTGGGGCGCGGCATACAGGCGCGCATCCAGCGTGCGCTGCAAATGCGCGGCATCGGCCGAACGCGCGTGGTGGTGGTGGGTGCTGGCGAGCCGGCAGCCACCGTGCTACAGCGCATCCAACAAAATCCGCGGCTGGGTTATGACTTGATCGGCATGGTGCCATACGACAGCCAAAAGCGCTGGGACGACGTGCGGTTGCTCGGCTCGCTGGATGACCTCTCGCGCCTGGTCGCCCGTGAGGCAGTGGACGAGGTCATCATCGCCCTGCCGGAAGCGAGCAGCGAGGACTTGCTGAACGTGATCGCCAAGTGCGACCGCAGCACGATCAGCATCAAAGTGCTGCCCGATCAGTTTCAAATCATGGCCGGTCAACTCAGCATCGGCGAGCTGAGCGGCCTGCCGTTGCTGAACCTGCGCGATGTGGCGTTGCGCGGCTGGAAGGTTTCGCTCAAACGGGCCGTGGATTTAATCGGCAGCGCGGTCGGCCTGGTGTTGTTGTCGCCGTTCATGCTGCTGATCGCCGTCCTCATTAAGCTCGATTCGCCTGGCCCGGCGTTCTACACGCAAGAGCGGATGGGGCTGGACGGCAAGCGCTTCCATTTGATTAAGTTCCGCAGCATGCGCGTGGACGCCGAGCAGAGCGGCCCCGGCTGGACGCGCCGCGACGACCCGCGCAAGACGCGCCTGGGCGCCTTCCTGCGACGAACCAACTTGGATGAGCTGCCGCAGCTCATCAACGTGTTGCTGGGCGACATGAGCCTGGTCGGCCCACGGCCCGAACGGCCGATCTACGTGGAGGAATTCCGCAAGCGCATCCCGCGCTACATGGAGCGCCACCGCGAGAAGGCCGGCATGACCGGCTGGGCGCAGGTCAACGGCCTGCGCGGCGATACCTCCATCGAGGAGCGCACGAAGTACGACCTATGGTATGTCGAGAACTGGTCGGTCTGGCTTGACATCAAGATCATCCTGATGACGATCTGGCAGACGATTACCGGCGAGCACGAGAACGCCTATTGA
- the metG gene encoding methionine--tRNA ligase — MENILVCVAWPYANGDLHVGHIAGAYLPADIFARYHRLKGNRVVMVSGSDAHGTPIVVRAEKEGKTPREVFEYFHGRFLETQRLLGISYDLFTHTDTENHHAIGRQMFRRLMENGYLFKATQKQLYSETQGKFLPDRLVEGTCPICGYDKARGDQCDNCGSLLDGTQLINPRSRAQPDDKLTIRESEHYFFDLPALRAPILAYLSDKDPYWRPAVLEFSRRYAEEMEPRAFTRDLTWGIPIPIEGAEGKCIYVWYEALLGYLSATVEWAAVSGQPDAWKEFWYRPDGARIYNFIGKDNILFHTVLWPAILMGMGRLGEPWDSPNDVLASRADDRKFNLPYDVPANQYLNLGGQKFSKSLGVSLDAIELAQKYGADPLRFYLTLIMPETKDSDWSWRDFAQRNNSELLAKWGNLIQRVLSQIWRNFEGRIPPPGDLTETDRALIAKVEAGFDSVGEKLNAVRLRDALNEVLDLATATNQYLDFEAPWKTIKADKVRAGTQLYVAARVIDSLAVLFAPFTPGLSERVRAQLGYADPLFGDQRIETLRERTRSHDVLRYDAGRAKGAWKPSQLPPGQALGGEPRGLVSRIELPPDLQ, encoded by the coding sequence ATGGAGAACATTCTCGTTTGCGTCGCCTGGCCGTATGCCAATGGCGATTTACACGTGGGCCACATCGCAGGCGCGTATTTGCCTGCCGACATCTTTGCGCGCTATCACCGCTTGAAGGGCAACCGCGTGGTGATGGTCAGCGGCAGCGATGCGCACGGCACGCCCATCGTCGTGCGCGCCGAAAAGGAGGGCAAAACGCCTCGCGAGGTGTTCGAGTACTTTCACGGGCGCTTCCTGGAGACGCAACGGCTGCTCGGCATCTCGTATGACCTGTTCACGCACACCGACACGGAGAACCACCACGCCATCGGCCGTCAGATGTTTCGTCGGCTGATGGAGAACGGGTATCTGTTCAAGGCGACGCAGAAGCAGCTCTACTCGGAGACGCAGGGGAAGTTTCTCCCCGACCGCCTGGTAGAGGGCACATGCCCGATTTGCGGCTACGACAAAGCGCGCGGCGACCAGTGCGACAACTGCGGCAGCCTGCTCGATGGCACCCAACTGATTAATCCGCGCAGCCGCGCGCAGCCGGACGATAAGCTGACGATCCGCGAAAGCGAGCACTATTTCTTCGACCTGCCGGCGCTGCGCGCGCCGATTTTGGCTTACCTGTCGGACAAGGACCCCTACTGGCGTCCCGCGGTGCTGGAGTTTTCCCGGCGCTATGCCGAAGAAATGGAGCCGCGCGCGTTTACGCGTGACCTGACGTGGGGCATTCCCATCCCCATCGAAGGCGCGGAGGGCAAGTGCATCTACGTGTGGTACGAGGCGCTGCTGGGCTACCTGTCGGCCACGGTCGAGTGGGCAGCGGTCTCGGGCCAACCTGACGCATGGAAGGAGTTCTGGTATCGGCCGGATGGCGCGCGCATCTACAACTTCATCGGCAAGGACAACATCCTGTTTCACACGGTGCTGTGGCCGGCAATCTTGATGGGCATGGGGCGGCTGGGCGAGCCGTGGGATAGCCCCAACGATGTTCTTGCATCGCGCGCGGACGACCGGAAGTTCAACTTGCCCTACGACGTGCCGGCGAACCAGTACCTCAACCTGGGCGGGCAGAAGTTCAGCAAGAGCCTGGGCGTTTCGCTCGACGCGATCGAGCTCGCGCAGAAGTACGGCGCCGATCCACTGCGTTTCTACCTCACCTTGATCATGCCCGAAACCAAGGACAGCGACTGGAGCTGGAGGGATTTCGCCCAGCGCAACAACAGCGAACTGCTGGCCAAGTGGGGTAACCTGATCCAGCGTGTGCTCTCGCAAATCTGGCGCAACTTTGAGGGGCGCATCCCGCCGCCCGGCGACTTGACCGAGACCGATCGGGCGTTGATCGCAAAAGTGGAAGCGGGCTTCGATTCCGTGGGTGAGAAGCTGAACGCAGTCAGGCTGCGCGATGCGCTGAACGAGGTGCTCGACCTGGCGACGGCGACGAACCAATACCTCGACTTCGAAGCGCCCTGGAAGACCATCAAGGCCGATAAGGTGCGCGCCGGCACACAACTCTACGTTGCGGCGCGGGTGATTGACTCGCTGGCCGTGTTGTTCGCGCCCTTCACCCCGGGCTTGTCGGAGCGGGTGCGGGCGCAACTGGGCTACGCCGACCCGCTCTTCGGCGACCAACGCATCGAGACGCTGCGCGAGCGCACGCGCAGCCACGACGTGCTGCGCTACGACGCCGGCCGCGCGAAGGGCGCGTGGAAGCCAAGCCAACTGCCGCCCGGGCAAGCGCTGGGCGGCGAGCCAAGGGGGCTGGTGAGCCGGATCGAGCTGCCGCCTGACCTTCAATAG
- a CDS encoding MBL fold hydrolase, giving the protein MQITFWGAAQTVTGSQHLIEAASDRILLECGLFQGRRAESYAVNQQLPYDARAVDVVLLSHAHIDHAGNIPNLVKHGFRGRVVCTHATRDLCAVMLRDSGAIQEENVGYLNRHRRSPQPLAPIYTLADAERSLRRFAGYDYARSIPIARHARAMFGDAGHMLGSAWVLLELTEGARTVRLCFSGDLGRRGLPILRDPSPMPEADYLILESTYGDRLHPPVNEATLDLQRAISDVVARGGKVVIPAFAVGRTQEIVYRLNDLVNRGELPDVPVFVDSPLAVNVTEAFQTHPECYDDETQRMLHEDADGSVFGFNRLTYIRRVEDSKALNDLDGPAVIISASGMAEHGRVLHHLRHTIADPKNMILFVSFQAQDTLGRRILDGQRYVNILGEEFAVRAEVRRIEAFSGHADRHELLDWVRPQARRLRGVFLVHGESGPMRALAQGLTELGIGDVHLPKRGESFEL; this is encoded by the coding sequence ATGCAAATCACCTTCTGGGGCGCTGCCCAAACCGTGACCGGTTCGCAACATCTCATCGAGGCCGCAAGCGACAGGATCCTGCTGGAGTGTGGCCTCTTCCAGGGTAGGCGCGCCGAGTCGTATGCCGTCAATCAACAACTGCCATACGACGCGCGCGCCGTGGATGTGGTGCTCCTTTCCCACGCCCACATTGATCACGCCGGCAACATCCCTAATCTGGTCAAGCATGGCTTCCGCGGCCGTGTCGTCTGCACACATGCGACTCGCGACTTGTGCGCAGTGATGTTGCGCGACTCCGGCGCGATCCAGGAAGAAAACGTCGGCTATCTCAACCGGCATCGCAGATCCCCTCAGCCGTTGGCGCCGATCTACACCCTGGCCGACGCCGAGCGATCGCTGCGCCGGTTCGCCGGCTACGATTACGCGCGCTCGATCCCGATCGCCCGACATGCCCGCGCCATGTTCGGCGACGCCGGCCACATGCTCGGCTCGGCGTGGGTGCTGCTGGAACTGACCGAAGGCGCGCGCACCGTGCGGCTCTGTTTTAGCGGCGACCTGGGTCGGCGCGGATTGCCCATCCTGCGCGATCCGTCGCCCATGCCCGAGGCGGACTATCTCATCCTGGAGAGCACCTATGGCGACCGTCTGCACCCGCCGGTCAACGAGGCGACGCTGGATTTGCAACGCGCCATCAGCGATGTGGTCGCCCGAGGCGGCAAAGTGGTGATTCCCGCTTTCGCCGTGGGCCGCACGCAGGAGATCGTGTATCGTCTGAACGACCTGGTCAATCGCGGCGAGTTGCCCGACGTGCCGGTCTTCGTAGATAGCCCGCTGGCGGTGAACGTCACGGAAGCCTTTCAAACCCACCCGGAGTGCTACGACGATGAAACTCAGCGGATGTTGCACGAGGACGCCGACGGCAGCGTGTTCGGCTTCAATCGGCTGACCTACATTCGACGCGTTGAGGACTCCAAAGCGCTGAATGACCTGGACGGGCCGGCTGTCATCATCAGCGCGTCCGGCATGGCCGAACACGGGCGCGTGTTGCATCACCTGCGCCACACCATCGCAGACCCCAAGAACATGATCCTGTTCGTCAGCTTTCAAGCGCAGGACACCCTGGGCCGGCGCATCCTGGACGGCCAGCGCTACGTGAATATCCTGGGCGAGGAGTTCGCCGTGCGCGCCGAGGTGCGGCGCATCGAGGCGTTTAGCGGACATGCCGATCGCCACGAGCTACTCGATTGGGTGCGCCCACAAGCGCGCCGGCTGCGCGGCGTCTTCCTGGTGCACGGCGAGAGCGGGCCGATGCGTGCGTTGGCCCAAGGATTGACCGAGCTGGGGATCGGCGATGTGCACCTGCCGAAGCGGGGCGAATCGTTTGAGCTATGA
- a CDS encoding glucosyltransferase — translation MNTCVAFYSSLFTAVAIRMEFIIALHALCLILLSAYAFHQGILLALYLCRPARCPLPALRRQTCRCAPTVTIQIPLFNERYVAERIIAAAAAQDYPADKLHIQVLDDSTDDTTEIARRAIARARRRGIRIELLHRVHRTGYKAGALAAGLACAPGDLIAIFDADFLPAPDFLRRLICERRVFDDPRVGFVQTRWDYLNRDASVLTRAQAMTLDVHFIIEQAVRSRHGLLMNFNGSGGIWRRACIEDAGGWQHDTLTEDLDLSYRAALRGWRGVYLADESAPGELPNDVLAYKRQQARWARGTLQTVRKLLPTLVASSLPWQCKLAAWMHLTGYFVHPLIFLTSLTTPLLVWHALLGIHRGASAGLPVWVNAISLLSLAPIASMFAAHAARGRPTFQFLRDLPASLMLGIGVSFSNTVAMLKALCERHTGDFARTPKLRWGTPHAAPKAYLIRPDWTMWVELGLALYVGGVVISILALGYWLSAAPMLIYLLGFGGVWLNQMVNVLRGAGH, via the coding sequence ATGAACACCTGCGTGGCTTTTTATTCGTCTCTTTTCACCGCGGTCGCCATCCGCATGGAATTCATCATCGCGTTGCATGCGCTGTGCCTCATCCTGCTCTCCGCGTATGCCTTTCACCAGGGCATCTTGCTGGCGCTGTATCTGTGCAGGCCGGCGCGCTGCCCCCTGCCAGCGCTGCGCCGCCAAACCTGCCGCTGTGCGCCGACCGTCACCATCCAGATCCCTCTATTCAACGAGCGCTACGTAGCCGAGCGGATCATCGCTGCGGCTGCAGCACAGGACTACCCCGCCGACAAGCTCCACATCCAGGTGCTGGATGACTCGACGGATGACACAACGGAGATCGCGCGCCGCGCTATAGCGCGCGCGCGGCGACGCGGCATTCGCATCGAGCTGCTGCACCGCGTCCACCGCACAGGCTATAAAGCCGGCGCACTCGCCGCCGGCCTGGCCTGCGCCCCCGGCGACCTGATCGCCATCTTCGACGCCGACTTCTTGCCAGCGCCAGACTTTCTGCGCCGGCTGATCTGCGAACGACGCGTCTTCGATGACCCGCGCGTCGGCTTCGTGCAAACGCGCTGGGATTACCTCAACCGCGACGCGAGTGTGCTCACGCGGGCGCAAGCGATGACGCTGGATGTGCACTTCATCATCGAACAAGCGGTGCGCAGCCGCCACGGCCTGCTTATGAACTTCAACGGCTCCGGCGGCATCTGGCGCCGCGCGTGCATCGAGGACGCCGGCGGCTGGCAACACGATACGCTGACGGAGGACCTCGACCTGAGCTATCGCGCAGCGTTGCGCGGCTGGCGCGGCGTCTATCTGGCCGACGAGTCGGCGCCCGGCGAACTGCCCAACGACGTGCTGGCCTACAAACGCCAACAGGCGCGCTGGGCGCGCGGCACGTTACAGACCGTGCGCAAGCTGCTGCCCACCCTCGTCGCCTCTTCGCTGCCGTGGCAGTGCAAACTCGCCGCCTGGATGCATCTGACCGGATATTTCGTTCACCCGCTCATCTTCCTGACGAGCCTAACTACGCCTTTGCTGGTGTGGCACGCCCTGCTCGGCATACACCGCGGCGCATCCGCCGGCTTGCCCGTCTGGGTGAACGCAATCAGCTTGCTGAGCCTCGCGCCGATCGCCTCGATGTTCGCTGCGCACGCCGCGCGTGGGCGCCCGACGTTTCAATTCCTGCGCGACCTGCCGGCCTCCCTCATGCTCGGCATCGGCGTCTCCTTCTCCAACACCGTCGCCATGCTCAAGGCGCTCTGCGAAAGGCACACCGGCGATTTTGCACGGACACCAAAGCTGCGCTGGGGCACGCCTCACGCTGCGCCCAAGGCCTACCTGATCCGGCCGGACTGGACGATGTGGGTCGAGCTGGGGTTGGCGCTATATGTCGGCGGCGTCGTGATCTCCATCCTGGCGCTGGGTTACTGGTTGTCGGCCGCGCCGATGCTGATCTACCTGTTGGGCTTCGGCGGCGTGTGGCTCAACCAGATGGTGAATGTGCTGCGCGGCGCGGGACACTAG
- a CDS encoding CGP-CTERM sorting domain-containing protein, with protein MTQNKITRRQLLRLSALAGTGAVIAACAPAAPAAPAAEQPAQPAAGAATAPAAAAQIPEVPRNRTVIMGWTASDFDNIGVTSPFAAGHNHQNFNSSLWDPLYYWAAFSDTVYPWLAAGDPEYNADYTEVTIKLRDGIEWSDGTPITSKDVVFTVNTWRDNDKLDYHSRVAPYVKEAVAVDDKTVKIIFKQPSPRFVFDVLTVHFDTGRPIVPAHVLEKEADVTAFPGGLDMPHSGPYKLVSWTNNQKIFDLREDWWAIKTGFQPVPEVKRVIMQRIGDDMGVVAQRVVNNELDTALDFRNDIIANILKQNPKVTTHTGDKEPHGYLDWWPNSLWMNHEIEPFSDVRVRRAINRAINRDQIDEVVYGGAKVSTIYPFPLYPPLQKFADSPGVQAIIEKYQPRKFDLEESAKLMEEAGYKKNADGLWEKDGKTVPAQISGFPGIHSDIVPVLAEMLRQAGFDTGEGPDFSPEAYNNMAEGRPGLYMFGHGASLRDPFAVFELFNTKPTGNTAGSNNFSRYNNPEFEKLVLEMAKYPAGDPRFDELALQAMEFYYKDVIDVPIIQWLHRIAYNQTYWVNWPTETNVGEGYNGAFWHWTGPRVIAALKPAG; from the coding sequence ATGACACAGAACAAAATCACTCGAAGGCAACTCTTGCGCCTGTCGGCCCTCGCCGGCACCGGCGCAGTGATTGCCGCATGCGCACCCGCCGCGCCTGCCGCACCGGCGGCTGAACAACCCGCGCAGCCCGCTGCCGGGGCTGCAACTGCGCCCGCAGCCGCAGCGCAAATTCCGGAAGTGCCCCGCAACCGCACTGTCATCATGGGCTGGACCGCCAGCGACTTCGACAACATCGGCGTGACCAGCCCGTTCGCGGCCGGCCACAACCACCAGAACTTCAACTCGTCGCTATGGGATCCGCTGTACTACTGGGCGGCCTTCTCGGACACGGTGTATCCATGGCTGGCGGCGGGCGACCCGGAGTACAACGCCGACTACACCGAGGTGACGATCAAGCTGCGCGACGGCATCGAGTGGAGCGATGGCACCCCGATCACCTCGAAGGACGTGGTCTTCACCGTCAACACCTGGCGCGATAACGACAAGCTGGACTACCACAGCCGCGTCGCGCCCTACGTGAAGGAAGCCGTCGCCGTTGACGACAAGACGGTCAAGATCATCTTCAAGCAGCCTTCGCCCCGCTTCGTGTTCGACGTGCTCACGGTGCACTTCGACACCGGCCGCCCGATTGTGCCGGCGCACGTGCTGGAGAAGGAAGCGGACGTCACCGCCTTCCCCGGCGGCCTGGACATGCCGCACTCCGGCCCCTACAAGCTGGTGTCGTGGACCAACAACCAGAAGATCTTCGACCTGCGCGAGGATTGGTGGGCGATCAAGACCGGCTTCCAGCCCGTGCCGGAAGTCAAGCGCGTGATCATGCAGCGCATCGGCGACGATATGGGCGTCGTCGCCCAGCGCGTGGTGAATAACGAACTCGACACGGCGCTGGACTTCCGCAACGACATCATCGCCAACATCCTGAAGCAGAACCCGAAGGTGACCACCCACACCGGCGATAAGGAGCCGCACGGTTATCTCGACTGGTGGCCGAATTCGCTGTGGATGAACCACGAGATCGAGCCGTTCAGCGACGTGCGCGTGCGCCGCGCCATCAACCGCGCGATCAACCGCGACCAGATTGACGAGGTGGTGTATGGCGGCGCGAAAGTGAGCACCATCTACCCCTTCCCGCTCTATCCACCGCTGCAAAAGTTCGCCGATTCGCCCGGCGTCCAGGCGATCATCGAGAAATACCAACCGCGCAAGTTCGATCTCGAAGAATCCGCCAAGCTGATGGAGGAAGCCGGCTACAAGAAGAACGCCGACGGCCTTTGGGAGAAGGATGGCAAGACCGTGCCTGCGCAGATCAGCGGCTTTCCCGGCATCCACTCGGACATCGTGCCGGTCTTGGCCGAGATGCTGCGTCAGGCAGGCTTCGACACCGGCGAAGGCCCGGACTTCTCGCCGGAAGCTTACAACAACATGGCGGAAGGCCGACCCGGCCTGTACATGTTCGGCCACGGCGCCAGCCTGCGCGATCCCTTCGCCGTGTTCGAGCTGTTCAACACCAAGCCGACGGGCAACACCGCCGGCAGCAACAACTTCTCGCGCTACAACAACCCCGAGTTCGAGAAGCTGGTGCTGGAGATGGCGAAGTATCCCGCCGGCGATCCGAGGTTCGACGAGCTGGCGCTCCAGGCGATGGAGTTCTACTACAAGGACGTCATTGACGTGCCGATCATCCAGTGGCTGCACCGCATCGCCTACAACCAGACCTACTGGGTGAACTGGCCGACCGAGACGAACGTGGGAGAAGGCTACAACGGCGCGTTCTGGCACTGGACCGGCCCGCGCGTCATCGCCGCGTTGAAGCCGGCCGGCTAA
- a CDS encoding peptide ABC transporter permease: MRLGYLVKRILFLIAVVWVAATIVFFIPRLSARNPIRERFAEIARSTGFAPKDLEQIIAAYEVKFGLNKPLLQQYVEYMGGVLRGDLGPSLTRFPKTVLELIFSALPWTIVLLMLTTLISFALGNLLGALASWPRSPRFVKGLMAPLMMLQAVPAYLLGLLLIFFIAFRLKLLPMGGAYSQGVTPALTPAFILDAARHQILPAISLILASLGFWALGMRGMGITIQGEDYVNFAEHKGLHPRTIFTQYYVRNALLPQVTGLALAFGSVIVSGVLVEQLYGLPGLGGLLGDAILKNDYFVIYGITLFVILSIAILMFLVDLIYPLLDPRIRYESR; this comes from the coding sequence ATGAGACTGGGATATCTCGTTAAACGCATTCTCTTTTTAATCGCGGTGGTGTGGGTGGCCGCGACAATCGTGTTCTTCATCCCACGCCTGTCCGCTCGCAATCCGATCCGCGAGCGCTTCGCCGAGATCGCTCGCTCAACGGGCTTCGCCCCGAAGGACCTGGAGCAAATCATCGCCGCCTACGAAGTGAAGTTTGGCCTGAACAAGCCGCTGCTCCAGCAGTATGTCGAGTACATGGGCGGCGTGCTGCGCGGCGACCTTGGGCCGTCGCTGACGCGCTTCCCGAAGACCGTCCTGGAGCTGATCTTCTCCGCGCTGCCGTGGACGATCGTGCTGTTGATGCTTACGACGCTGATCTCATTCGCCCTGGGCAACCTGCTCGGCGCGCTGGCCTCATGGCCGCGCAGCCCGCGGTTCGTGAAGGGTTTGATGGCCCCGTTGATGATGTTGCAGGCAGTGCCGGCTTACCTGCTCGGCCTGCTGCTCATCTTCTTTATCGCCTTCCGCCTGAAGCTGCTGCCGATGGGCGGCGCGTATTCGCAGGGCGTCACGCCCGCGTTGACGCCAGCGTTCATCCTCGACGCGGCGCGGCACCAAATCCTGCCGGCCATCTCGCTCATCCTCGCCTCGCTGGGCTTCTGGGCGCTGGGCATGCGCGGCATGGGCATCACCATCCAGGGCGAAGACTACGTGAACTTCGCCGAGCATAAGGGGTTGCATCCTCGGACCATCTTCACGCAGTACTACGTGCGCAATGCGCTGCTGCCCCAAGTCACCGGCTTAGCCCTGGCGTTCGGCAGCGTCATCGTCTCCGGCGTGCTGGTCGAGCAGTTATACGGCCTGCCCGGCCTCGGTGGTTTGCTCGGAGACGCAATCCTGAAGAACGACTACTTCGTCATCTACGGCATCACACTCTTCGTCATTCTTTCGATCGCCATATTGATGTTCCTGGTTGACCTGATCTATCCGTTGCTCGATCCACGGATACGCTACGAATCAAGATGA